The following are encoded together in the Pithys albifrons albifrons isolate INPA30051 chromosome 5, PitAlb_v1, whole genome shotgun sequence genome:
- the TIFA gene encoding TRAF-interacting protein with FHA domain-containing protein A, with protein MTSFEEAETEETVTCLHMTFYHPCQEEKMMFRCLNFGKREQVRADEMAKFGRDSNICHYNLMDTRVSRIQFSLQFYRKLNSSEYIFELKNFSKRTKLTVNQTELGYLNKIDLPWKCIICFGDYQILAEVQEGESVDYFETCLHLAEAPILQERSLPSLLQPVPENGISSSIFLSQDKSPTEMDENEPC; from the coding sequence ATGACCTCCTTTGAAGAAGCCGAGACAGAAGAAACAGTAACGTGCCTCCACATGACCTTTTACCACCCTTGCCAAGAGGAGAAGATGATGTTTCGTTGTCTGAATTTCGGGAAGCGAGAACAGGTCAGGGCAGATGAAATGGCCAAGTTTGGCCGCGATTCCAACATCTGCCATTACAACTTAATGGATACTCGTGTCTCCCGCATCCAGTTCTCGCTGCAGTTCTACAGAAAACTCAACAGCTCTGAGTACATTTTTGAGTTAAAGAACTTCAGCAAGAGAACAAAACTGACTGTGAACCAAACAGAACTGGGGTACTTAAACAAAATTGACCTACCTTGGAAGTGCATCATTTGTTTTGGGGACTACCAGATCTTAGCAGAGGTTCAGGAAGGGGAGTCTGTGGATTATTTTGAGACTTGCCTACACTTGGCTGAGGCACCAATCCTGCAGGAAAGATCCCTGCCAtctctgctgcagcctgtgccagagAATGGCATTTCTTCCTCCATTTTTCTATCCCAAGACAAAAGCCCCACAGAGATGGATGAAAACGAGCCATGCTAG